The genomic window TACCTGTTTGCGGGGCAAAAGAACCGGACTCAGTAACAAACAAATTGTTTTCGAACCCGAATTCAGTACTGGTGGATGGGGCAAAACCAGTTACAGAAACAGACTGTCCAACTGTAGCAAAAGCATCCTTGACCACAAGGGTATTTGCGAAGCTTTGTGCGAACAAGGGCTCTGCACAATCAGTATCCTCTAAAACTGGCGAATCGCAGAACATGGGATCTGCTACGCTCAAAGGTTCATTGGTTACCGGATCGTGAAAATAATCAGGCCATCCGAAAAACTCCACAACACCACCTACCGTAATCTCAAACATATCGTCTTTGTCATTGAAGAGGGGACGGTTTCCTTGAATTACGTAAGTAGCAGGGTTAAGTGGATCATTAGGATCACCGGCCTGTCCGCGAATATCAGTTCCATTATTAGAAATGAACAATTGACTGGCGTTACTTGCGTCAAATGCTATTCCGAAGGGATTCCTAAGCCCCCAGCATTCGAGTACAAGTGAACCCGCTACATCAGCAGCCGATGGATCGAAAGAATATACTGAACCTACACCAGCGATTATCCAATCCTGAGGATTGTTTGGTGTAGCCGCGGCAACTACATACTCGCTGGTTTCTTCCCCAGTATCAAATGCACGGTATGCTGCAGTTACTGCGTTTGAATCTGGATCTAAAGGAGTTGGTACGCGGGCAGTAAAGCCATTGGGCGCGAATGTAATGTCCACAGGCGCCATGTCCCTGAAGCCAGGGGCATCTGCTACCCAATTAAATGCATTGTCCGAACCAACTACACCTGAGTTAGTGGCCGTACCAATGCTTATATACCCTCTTCCGTTCGGTGCGAATTCGATGGTATTGAGGGAATTGATTTTTTTTGCAAAAGTTGAAAATACACTCAGTTAATAGATTTTAAGGTTTGATTGAAAATTCCGTTTGGAATAGTAAAAGCCCTACAAAAGGCGCATTTTGCCCATTAATACAGGAAAATAGAGCATCCATTCATTCAGACTTGAGAGTATTTCATTCGGCATCTAATTAACCCCACTTACCGAAAAAAGCAACATTAGCAACCGGTTCTTTAATACTATTGTGCTATAATTAATTAAACACAAAAAATTATGAAAACTATTGTTATACTATTCCTTGTACTATTTGCTTCAAAAGCAAATTTTGCTCAAGATGCAAAACTTGGAGAAAATGCAAAACCAGAATTGAAAAAATTTACGGGTCAATATTACGATTCTAAATTGTATTTTAATTGGTTGGTTACAAATGTTAAGGATAATGGTGTATTTGTAATAGAGAAAAAAGCAAATAATTCTTATACTATTGTTGCAATTAAAGAGGCTATAGGTGTAAAGATTAGTTTGCCTATTTTATATTCTCACAATTTGGAGGATATCAGTTTTATAGGAGGAGTTTATAGAATAAGATTTATAAGTGATGGATATTCTTTTACAGGAAATGACATTCATGTAAACTGTAAAAATGTAGAAGAAACATTGTATCAGGCGGAAAAGCTGGGGGGAAGAAACAAAAATCATTAAAAGTTTAAATCATGAGCTATACTCTGATTGCGTTGCTAAATATTATTTCAATGGCAAACATTGCAATAATGCCTAATTCTGTTCCAGAAAAAAAGGGAGATATGACTGAATTTGTTGTATTATCTGGTGAATATCATTATCCGAACATTCAATTGCACTGGGTGGTTAAAAATGTAAATACCGATGGAGTTTTTTTGATTGAAGAAAAAGTGGATGATGTTTATAGTCCTATTGGTTTACAAAAAGTAGAATGTATTGAAATTGCAGAACTGCAGCATTTTTCCCATAATATTGATGATACATCTTTTAATAAAGGAATTTTTCGAATACGGTATATTAATAAAACGAATCACTGGATTGATGGACCAGATTTTACAGTAATGCTGAAATAAATTTTGAAATTTAATTCAAGAGCTATTCATGAAAAAAAAACAGGATTTTTTTTATTCATTTATTTATCAAATGGTTCTATGCCGGGATTAATTAATAAGATTTTTTATTCATTTATTGAGTCATTTATTTTTTTTACTTTTTATAACTTAATGCTTCCTTTTTTGACAATATTTATCAAACAGAGATCAACAATGAGATCTTAGTAAAGAAATTATGAAACAGAAAATTCTCGTAGTAAATGAAGATTGCACTTTACTGGCAATAACTAAAATAAGCATAGGGAAATTTGGTTATGATGTAAAAGCAATCTCAGAAAGCCAAAAGATTTATACATCGATAAAAGAATTTGGGCCCCACCTGATTATTCTTGAAGAAAGGCTCAACGAAAAGGAAGCCATGAAGCTTGACCAAATGATTAAAAGTGACGCTTCTATAAATACCCCATCTGTTATTTTATATTCCGGGCTTACTTACCCAGGTGAAGTGCATGTTGAAGATTTCATAGAAATGCCTTATGATATGTATTTTTATAATTGCACCTTGAAGCCTTTCTTACAATAAAAAAACAAAAGTCAATGTTTTCATTTATTGAACGAAGTAAAAAGTAGTATTGATATTTTAGTAGTAAAAATATGGAACCAGCAAAGAATATAAAAATATTAGAGAATACAAATTCAACCTCCTGGATGGATGAAAAGGGAATAATATATTCAGTTTCCAAAAAAGCTCCACAACCCACTATTGAACAATCAAAAAAAGACCTCGATGAATTCAGGAAACAATTCGGAGAAGGAAAGTTTTGCTTTCTAATGGATATTTCTGAATCAACACCATCCTCCAGGGAAGCAAGAGATTATGCCGCAGAAGAATTAAAAAAATGATTAAAGCGATGGATCTAATATCAAATTCAGCTGCTGGGCGTATGATTGCAAATCTTTTTTTTGGTTTAAAGCCTCCTTCTTTCCCCACTAAAATGTTTAACAACGAAAGTGTTGCAAGAGAATAGTTAAATCAATACTTGGATTAAAATTACAATTAAGATATGTCTGCATTAAAAAAATCAAACGAGGAAAAACGGTTAATAAAGGCTCTTAATCAACTATCGGAATTTTCAAAAGGCAATTATTCAGTTCGGGAAAAACCTTCAGGAAAGGGCGATGAATGGGATAAATTACTTTCTGGGATAAATGCACTTGGGGATGAATTATCTGCTAAAGTTTTGGCAATAGGGCAGGATGATCGTATGCATGCAATTTTGGAAGGGGCTCTTCAATTGAATTTAGGGAATTATCATCACACAATTCCCCTTTCTGAAAAAAACGATTCACTTGATGCTTTGTCTATTGCTTTAAATACGCTTTCTGATGAGTTAATGAATTCCAAAAAGGTAATCGATAGCTTTGAGGAAAGGATCAATGGAATTCTGGAAAGTCTTTTGAAATTCACTTTAATGGATTTTTCCCAGAAAGTGGAAGTGACAGGTAAAGGAGATGAGTTTGATGCCATTGCCATAGGCGTAAATACTTTAATTGAAGAACTGGAAGCATCATTTAGAGCAGAGAGGGAGCAGGCAAAAGAATTAGAGACAGCCACCAAAATATTAATGTTAAAAAACCAGGTATTGAAGGGGGTTGAGGAATTGAACGATGCAATTCGTGGTGAAAAATCAACAGAGGCGCTTGCACAAAGTATAATTAGTTACCTGGCCTCTCACCTTAACGCTCAAATAGGGGCTTTTTATGTTATCGAAAATAAAAAACATTTAAAGTTTATAGCTGGCTATGCATACAGTAAAAAACATCATGCTCAGGGAAATTTAATACATTTTGGAGAAGGGCTTGTAGGACAGGTTGCTCTTGAAAAGAAAAAGCTCGTATTAAGGAACATTCCAAAAGATTATATCAAAGTAAATTCAGCTACAGGAGAAACCTCACCTAATGAAATACTAATTATTCCATTCTTTTTTGAAGGGGAATTAATAGGGGTAATCGAACTGGGCACACTTGGTTTATTTAATGAGGAGCATCATGAGTTTTTAGAAATCATTAATCAAAAAATTGGTATTGCAATAAATTCTTCTCAGGACCGTGAACAATTGAAGTTGTTGTTAGAAGAAACCCAGGCCCAGGCTGAAGAATTGCAAACCAATCAGGAAGAACTAAGACTAACAAACGAGGAGTTGCAGGGAAAAACTTCTCATTTAGAAAATTCAGAAGCAGAGCTTAAATTACAACAAGAGGAGTTACAACAAACCAATGATGAGTTGAAAGAAAAAGCCAATCTTTGTGCAGAAGACAAGTTAAAAGAAAATGAAGCTTTTTTGAATTCCGTTTTGGATAACATGTGGGAAGGAGTAATAGTGGCAGATAAAGACGGGAGTATGATTTATTTTAATACTGCAGCAAAAAAATTGTTTGTTAAGGAATTTATCGATGATTTGCCTGGAAAAAAGTTAAAGGAGTTTTTGATTTATTATCCCGATACAATCACCCCCATTCCCAAAGAACAATCGCCTTTGTTTAAAGGGTTAAAAGGGAAAGAATCAATAAATGAAGAAGTTTTTGTTAAATACAATAGCAAATCTAAAGGTGTATTAGTTAATATTAGTTGCATGCCAATAAAAGGGTCGAATTCAGAAATTACTGGAGCCGTTCTTGTTTTTAAAGACATTACTAAGTACAAAATAGCGGAGCAGGCATTAATAGAAAGTGAATCAAGATTCAGAAATCTTTTCGAATTTGCTCCAAATCCTATGTGGGTATTTGATTTGGATACTTTTGAATTTCTGGTAGTAAATAAAGCAGCAGTAAAACATTATGGTTATTCTAAAGAAGAATTTCTAGCTATGAAGGCTACTGATTTAAGGCCAGAAGATCAATTCGAGAAGTTTTTTGATGCTTTAATAAGGATGAAAAAAGAAGATAAAAACCTTTGTTCTTCAACCGGGTGGGTTCATAAATTAAAAAACGGACAATTAATAGATGTTGATATAACCTCTCAACGTATAGAAATTAATGGAAGAAAAACCTTGTTAACCACAGCCATTGACATTACAAAATGGAAAAAAGCGAAGGAAGACTTAAATAAAGCAAAAGAACTGGCTGAAAATTTACTGAAAACACAAGAAATTTTCATTGCCAATTTCAGTCATGAAATAAGAACCCCAATGAATGCTATTTTAGGGTTTACCTCCCTTTTGAACCGATCGGAATTAAATCCCGAACAAAAAGAACAAATCAGTGCAGTTCAGCAATCAGGTGAAACACTATTAACTTTAATCAATGATATTTTAGATATGTCAAAAATAGAGTCAGGTTTAATAACCTTTGAAAAGACTCCATTTGACATTAAATTAATTCTTCAAAATTTAAAAACTATTCTTTATAAAAATGCAAAGGCTAAATCTGTTGTTTTTAAAATAACAGTTCAAAATGAAATTCCTAATTCAGTAATAGGCGATCCGGTAAGGTTAACACAGATTTTGTTAAACCTTATACATAATGCACTTAAATTTACAGAACAGGGTGAGGTAACCGTTTCGGTTAAATTAACAGAGGCCAGCGGTGATGATTTAAAAATACAATTTGAAATAAAGGATACAGGAGTTGGAATTCCTGCTGATAAAATAGACCTGATATTTCAAAGGTTTTTACAGGCAAATTCGGATACTACTCGAAAATTTGGTGGAACAGGCCTAGGCCTTAACATAGTAAAAAACCTGGTAGAATTACAAAATGGAACAATTCAGGTAAAAAGCACTGAAAATATAGGGTCGTTATTTACAGTTAACATGGTTTTTAAAGAGGATAAAAATTTAACATATTTAAAAAATGAAGCACTTGATTATTCTAAAATCACCATTAATAAGAGTACAAGAATTTTGTTTGTTGAGGATAATTTTTTCAATCAGAAATTAGCTGTAACTGTACTTAAAAATTTTGGGTTTGATATAGTAATAGCCAATAATGGCAAAGAAGCCGTTAGGATGGTAAAAGAAAATGCGTTTGATTTAATATTAATGGATTTGCAGATGCCGGAAATGGACGGGTATACGGCAAGCAAGGTAATAAGAAATGAGTTGTTATTGGATATTCCTATTATTGCAATGACAGCGCACGCCCTTCTCGGAGAAAAAGAAAGATGTATTAAACTAGGGATGAATGATTATATTTCAAAGCCCTTTAACGAACAAGATTTGTTAAAAAAGATTCTTTATTTTCAAAAACCATTTGGGAAAAATGAAGTGGTGAGTGTTAAAGAAAACCTTATAAACCTTGAATATTTAAAAAACCTTTCTACAAGCAATGAGAATTTTATTAAAGAAATGATACAGGTTTTTATTGATGGAGCACCTCTATTGATGATTGAACTAAAAGATGCTGTACAAAAGAATGATCTTACAAGGATTATGGTAAATGCGCATACTTTAAAATCAAATCTTGCATTTTTAGGTGTGAATAATTTGAAACATATATTAGAGCAATTGGAAATAAATGCGAAAGGGCTTGTAACAGGTTTTAATTATTCTGCCGAATTCCTCCACATTGAACCAGTTTTTAATGCTGTTCTTGAAGAAGCCAAAAGTAAAGTGGAAAAATTATAGAAATTATCATTAAAATTTCTCGATCCAATCCATAGCCAATTGGTATTATTCCCGCTGTTTCTTCTTTGCCTTTAAAGAATAGACGGTTTTAACCTGCTGTTTCAAAAATCATTTTAAATTTTACTATTTCAAGTCGAAATTAGTTTTTTTTTCAAATTCAAATGATGTAAATTCAACTTATGCTGCCTGATTATTTCTAGCAATATTGGGTGTTCTATGGTTTTAAATTAAATAAAAAGCACTCAGTCTTAATTTAGTTTTACTCAGCAGTGAAATTACTTCACTTAACGAAAGCCAAGAGTTATCCGCATTAGGTTTAAATACATTTGCTCCATAAACAAACAAACTTATAACGGACAACATGAAAACTCTAAACAACTCAAAAAAAGATTTGAAAAATTCTTTAAACAGAAAAAAGTCATTCAATTTATTTGGAAATAAAATGGCATTAAATTGTTTTGGCAGCTTATTTCTTTTCCTATTAACAGGATTAACAATTACAACAAGTGGTCAAAACAATTCAATTAAATACGGGGCCTCAA from Bacteroidota bacterium includes these protein-coding regions:
- a CDS encoding glucose/sorbosone dehydrogenase-like protein, giving the protein MDITFAPNGFTARVPTPLDPDSNAVTAAYRAFDTGEETSEYVVAAATPNNPQDWIIAGVGSVYSFDPSAADVAGSLVLECWGLRNPFGIAFDASNASQLFISNNGTDIRGQAGDPNDPLNPATYVIQGNRPLFNDKDDMFEITVGGVVEFFGWPDYFHDPVTNEPLSVADPMFCDSPVLEDTDCAEPLFAQSFANTLVVKDAFATVGQSVSVTGFAPSTSTEFGFENNLFVTESGSFAPQTG
- a CDS encoding PAS domain S-box protein: MSALKKSNEEKRLIKALNQLSEFSKGNYSVREKPSGKGDEWDKLLSGINALGDELSAKVLAIGQDDRMHAILEGALQLNLGNYHHTIPLSEKNDSLDALSIALNTLSDELMNSKKVIDSFEERINGILESLLKFTLMDFSQKVEVTGKGDEFDAIAIGVNTLIEELEASFRAEREQAKELETATKILMLKNQVLKGVEELNDAIRGEKSTEALAQSIISYLASHLNAQIGAFYVIENKKHLKFIAGYAYSKKHHAQGNLIHFGEGLVGQVALEKKKLVLRNIPKDYIKVNSATGETSPNEILIIPFFFEGELIGVIELGTLGLFNEEHHEFLEIINQKIGIAINSSQDREQLKLLLEETQAQAEELQTNQEELRLTNEELQGKTSHLENSEAELKLQQEELQQTNDELKEKANLCAEDKLKENEAFLNSVLDNMWEGVIVADKDGSMIYFNTAAKKLFVKEFIDDLPGKKLKEFLIYYPDTITPIPKEQSPLFKGLKGKESINEEVFVKYNSKSKGVLVNISCMPIKGSNSEITGAVLVFKDITKYKIAEQALIESESRFRNLFEFAPNPMWVFDLDTFEFLVVNKAAVKHYGYSKEEFLAMKATDLRPEDQFEKFFDALIRMKKEDKNLCSSTGWVHKLKNGQLIDVDITSQRIEINGRKTLLTTAIDITKWKKAKEDLNKAKELAENLLKTQEIFIANFSHEIRTPMNAILGFTSLLNRSELNPEQKEQISAVQQSGETLLTLINDILDMSKIESGLITFEKTPFDIKLILQNLKTILYKNAKAKSVVFKITVQNEIPNSVIGDPVRLTQILLNLIHNALKFTEQGEVTVSVKLTEASGDDLKIQFEIKDTGVGIPADKIDLIFQRFLQANSDTTRKFGGTGLGLNIVKNLVELQNGTIQVKSTENIGSLFTVNMVFKEDKNLTYLKNEALDYSKITINKSTRILFVEDNFFNQKLAVTVLKNFGFDIVIANNGKEAVRMVKENAFDLILMDLQMPEMDGYTASKVIRNELLLDIPIIAMTAHALLGEKERCIKLGMNDYISKPFNEQDLLKKILYFQKPFGKNEVVSVKENLINLEYLKNLSTSNENFIKEMIQVFIDGAPLLMIELKDAVQKNDLTRIMVNAHTLKSNLAFLGVNNLKHILEQLEINAKGLVTGFNYSAEFLHIEPVFNAVLEEAKSKVEKL